The genomic stretch AGACCGCCTGGTCGCCATGGGGGTGGTACTTCCCGAGCACATCACCCACCACCCGGGCACATTTGCGGTACGGACGGTCCGGGGTCAGCCCCAGTTCATGCATCGCGAACAGGATGCGGCGCTGCACGGGTTTGAGACCATCGCGCACATCGGGAAGGGCGCGGCCCACGATCACGCTCATCGCGTACTCGAGGTACGAGCGCTGCATCTCCTGATGCAGGGAGATGGGCTGGACGCGCTCCTCGGCCATCCGGTTCTGGGGTCTGAGGGCGGAAGGGGCTCAGCCTACAGATCCTCCCCGGAGAGGTTCCATCCTGCGTCCTGTCTCACTCCTCCCCGGAGTCCTCCCCGTCGCTGCTGCCGGTGGCGTTGGCATTGGCCCGGTCAGTGGCGGCCTTGATCGCCGGGTTCTCAAGCAGCACCCGGGTGCTGTCGCGCAGTCGCGGGCCCCAGAGCTGTTCCTTCTGGTAGGCCTCCAGCACATAGTTGGGTTCGATCGCCAGCGCCTGGCTGGCCATGTCCAGAGCTTCCTTCTGATCGCCCGGCCGGGCATTCAGCGCCGCGGCCAGGGCGAGCATGGGTTCGGCGGCCTTGGGGTTGATCTCCAGGGCCCGGCGCCAGCGCCGGATGGCGTCGTCCGTGCGGCCGATCTCGTAGAGCACCAGTCCCTGGTTGTTGATCGCCTCCCAGAAATCCTTGCGCAGGTTCGAGGCCCGCTCAAAGGACCCCAGGGCCGCCTGGGGATCGTTGAGCAGCAGGTGGGCATTGCCCAGGTCGAAATGGGCGCCGGGATTCTTGCTGTCGAGCTTCAGACCGGTTTGCAGCAGACCGATGGCCTGGCCGGGCTGACCGTCCCGCAGGGCCAGGGAGCCTTCCGCGAACCAGATGCCGGGGTTGCGCGGATCGAGCTGTTTGGCGCGCGCCAGGGACTGGCCGGCGGCCTTGATCTGATTGCTGCGCAGCTGCGCTTCCGCCAGCAGCACCCAGCCGCGGGGATCGTTGGGCAGCAGCTGCACCGTGAGGCCCGCCAGGCGAGCCGCGTCTTCGGCCTGTCCCAGCCGTAACAGGCGCGTGGCCGCCTGGGCGATGCCCAGCCCCGCCGCCTCCAGCTCCTCCCCCTTGGGGACGTACACGTAGGGAACGAGAGCCTGTGCGGGGGTGGCAGGCGCGATTGCCAGGGTCAGGGCCAGCGGAGCCGTCGCCAGAAAGTTGAACCAGCGCGGAGCCATGCCAGCCGTTCGATCCGGGAATCAGCCTAGGGGTCCGCTTCTGGTGTCCCAGGCTGGGCCGACCGCAGATTGCGCCGCCACATCCAGGGCTTGATCCGGCGCAGGGCGGAACCACGCAGCCGCTCATCCCAGTCGGCATCACTCCAGCCGAGGGCCTCCTCGGCGTGCAGAGTCAGCAACCAGTCCCTGGGCTGCAGGTCAGGATCCTCCGAACTGGGAAGCGGCTGCTGATTCCATGGGCACACGTCCTGGCAGATGTCGCAGCCAGCAACCCAGGGACCCATGGCCGCGGCCATGGCGGGCGGGAGGGTGTCGTCGCGGTTTTCGATCGTGTGATAGGCCAGGCAGCGGTTGGCATCCACCACAAAGGGCTCGCTGATGGCGCCGGTCGGGCAGGCCTCGATGCAGCGGCTGCAGCGTCCGCAGAGAGGTTCAGAGGGAGCATCTCCTGGGAGATCGGCGGTGGTGAGGAGGTGGCCGATCACCATCCACGACCCCCGGCGGGGGTGGATCAGGTTGCCGTTCTTGCCGATCCAGCCCAGACCCGCCTGCTCGGCCCAGGCCTTGTCCAGCAGGGGAGCGCTGTCGACGCAGGCCCGCCAGCTCAAGCCAGGGCACTGCTTCTCCAGCCAGCGCCCCAGGCGGCGCAGACGTCCATCGATCACCCGGTGATAGTCCCTGCCCCAGCCGTAGCGGGCGACGGCCAGGCTGCCCGGGGCCCGCTTGGCGGCCACGTGATAGTTCAGTCCCACCGCCAGCAGGCTGCGCACACCGGGCAGCAGGCTGCTGACCTGGCGGCGGCGCGGATCGTTCATCCAGGCCATACCGGCCTGGTGACCGGCCTCCAGCCAGCGCTCGAGCGCCGCCGTGCGCAGGGGGATCCGCCCATCGCCTGGCAAGGCGGCCAGGCCCACCGGTTCGAAGCCCAACGCCCTGGCCTGGGCCTTGAGCGCGATCGCCAGGTCCTGGAGGCGGTGCTCCGTGCCGGCCGGAGCGACCGGTTGCTGGGGATGGCCTGATCTCACCCGTACAGTTGCCCCTGATTGCCATCCTGCTGTGACCACTGCCCCAACCAGCCGTCTTGGCTATCTCCTGCGCTGGCTCGGCCTCACCCTCGTCGTGCTGCTGGGGCTGCAGCTGGCGGCGGTGCTTTCCGCCTGGAGCTGGCAGGAGGAGGCGTTCCGCCAGATGGTGATCGAGCGTCTGATCACCCAGTCGCCGATGGCGCTGGTGGGCCTGCTGCTGGCTCTGTTCGGCTCCCGCCTCGACCAGACCGACCCCCGCTCCCCCCTGCGTTGGCTGGTGGCCGCTCTGGCGGCCGTTCTTGCCATTGCCCTGGCGGTGTCGGTGCCGGTGGCGATCAGCGGCGATGGTGTGCTGACCGCCAAGACCGAGCAGACCCTGACCGCCCAGCGCAGTCAGCTGGAGATGGCCAAGCAGCAGAGCCAGAATCCGCAGGTGCTGGAACAACTGGTGCGCCAGGCTGAGCAGTCCGGGCAGGTGCCGCCCCAGGCCACCGAGGAACAGAAGCAACAGGCGGCCCGTGGTTTCATCGATCGCCAGCTGCAGCAGATGGAACAGCAGTTCAAGGAGGCCGAGCGGGCTCAGGGTCTGGCGGTGAATCAACGCCGCTATGCCGGCACCGGCTCGGCCGCCGTGCTGGCCGTGGCCTTCACCCTGCTGGCTCTGGCCGCGTTGCTCTGAAATCCCTCGGAACCATCCCGGACGCTGCTGCCCCCCCAGGCGGCTGGCTAGGTTGCTCACAGCAATCCGAACACCGGACAACCGGGACCATCCTTGGTGCAGACGAGCCCCAGACCTGATCAACCCTTGGGGACCCGGTTGCAGCAGGACCTCAAGAATGATCTGATCGCCGGTCTGCTGGTGGTCATTCCCCTGGCCACCACCATCTGGCTGGCGACCACGGTGAGCCGCTTCGTGCTCGCCTTTCTCACCTCGATTCCCAAGCAATTCAATCCTTTCAATACCCTCAATCCCCTCCTCCAGGAGTTGATCAACCTGGGGGTGGGGTTGCTGGTTCCTCTGTTGGGGATCCTGCTGATCGGTCTGATGGCCCGCAACATCGTCGGGCGCTGGCTGCTCGATTTCGGTGAGGGAACCCTCCAGCGAATTCCCCTCGCCGGTTCGGTCTACAAGACTCTCAAGCAATTGCTTGAAACGGTCTTCCGAGACAATTCCACCCGCTTCCGCCGGGTGGTCCTGGTGGAATATCCACGCAAGGGCCTGTTTGCCCTCGGGTTTGTCACCGGGGTTCTCGGCACTGCGATGCAGGGGGGCTTTGATCAACCGATGCTGAGTGTGTTCATTCCCACGGCTCCCAACCCCACCACCGGCTGGTACGCCGTGGTGCCTGAAACCGCGGTCCGCGATCTGGACCTCTCGGTGGAGGATGCCTTCCGCACGATCATCTCCGCTGGGATCGTCAGCCCCGATGATGAGCGTGAAACCCCGGCCAGCCGCAGCTTCTCCAGTCTTCTCGCCCAGCTGCGCGCCCCCGTTTTCTCCTCCGCCCCTCCCAACAAGCCCTGAACCGCGGTCTGCCCCCCTCGCCCCACCCGATGCCGAGTCGATCCATCTCCAGAGAACTGGCCCTGCTGATGCTGGGCCAGGTCAATGACCGCGTTCCGCCGGCCGATCTGCCGCTCGAGAGCCTGTTGCAGCAGGCTCTCGCCAGCCTGGCCCAGCATGTGCGCGACGCCCTGGACAACTCCGAGCTCGATCTGCAGCAGGCCCAGCAGCAGCTGCTCGACAGCGAACTGATCGATGGTGCCGATCAGATTTCCCGGGTTCGGGATCATCTGCAGCGGGGGCTGACCCATGCCGAGCAGGCCCTCAATCGGCTCTCGGCCAGCCTGGAGCTGCCGCGTCTGCTGATGCTCGCCGACCAGAGCGAGATCCGTGAGGGGGCGATCGCCCGCACCCGCGCTGTGCTTCAGGACCGGGATGCCCTGGATTCCCGTCTCGATGCCGTGATGGAAGGCTGGCGCCTCGGCCGCCTTCCCCGCATCGACCGCGACATCCTGCGGCTGGCGGCCGTGGATCTCCACACCTTCGGAACGCCGGCCCCGGTGGCCTGCAACGAGGCCGTGGAGCTGGCCAACCGCTACAGCGATGATCAGGGCCGCCGGATGATCAATGGGATCCTGCGTCGCCTCACCACCTCCGTCTCCTGAGCAAGCATGGTCTTCGACTGGTTCCGGCGGCGCACCACTTCCACCGAGCCTGAGGCTGAGCCCACGCCGGTCAAGCAGGCTGGCGAGGACATGGTCGCTGACCGTGCCTCCGGCCTGTCAGACGCGCCAGATCCAGCCGCCTCGGCCACTCAACCCGCAGCGGAGGCGGTGGTCCAGGCGCCAGCCACGCCAGCCGCTGTCGATCAGGATGCCCTGGACTGGGCCCGTCAGGCCTATGCCCGCCTCAAGGCCGAGCAGGAGCGCAGCCGGCCAGCCGCCGAAGACCAGGTCGCTGAACCAGAGCCTGAACCCGTTCCGGCCGCAACGCCTCAACCTGAACCCGTCGCCGCCGCTGAGCCGGAGAACTCCTCCGAGACCAGCCCTACTCCGGGGGATCCGACCACACCAGCCGCGTCAGCCACCACACCTGAGCCACCTCCAGCCCTGGAGCCTCCCGGTGCCGCCGGCCCCTCCCTGCTGGAGCTGGCTGCGGCCAGTCGGGCCGAGCGCCAGCGGACCGTGCTCGCTCCCGGCACCGACGAGTCGCGGCCGACGCCGGAACCCACGGCTGAGCCGCCGGTCTCCACGACTGAGGAGGCCGGCCCACAGCTGGGGTCCTTCGATGCCGAGTTCACCTGGTCCGCCGAGGTGCTCGCGGCCCAGGGCCGTCGCGCCGATCAGGTTTCCCTTGAGGAGATCGACTGGCTCAGCCGCCTGCGCCGCGGCCTGGAGAAGACCCGCCGCGGCCTGGTCACCCAACTGCTCGACAACCTCGGAGACGATCCCCTCACCCCGGAGGTGCTCGACGATCTGGAAACCACTCTGCTGCGCGCCGACGTGGGGGTACAGGCGACCGACCATGTCCTCGAGGCCCTGCGCAGGCGTCTGAACGAAGAGGTGGTCGAGCCGGAGGAGGGTCTCCGCTTTCTCAAGGAGCAGCTGCGCGGGCTGCTCGAGACGCCGATCGAAGCCAGCGGCGAGCGTCTGCTGGCCCCGCAGCGGGACCGACTCAATGTCTGGTTGCTGGTGGGGGTCAACGGTGTCGGCAAAACCACCACCCTGGGCAAGCTGGCCAATCTGGCGGTGCGCAGTGGCTACAGTTGCCTGATCGCCGCCGCCGACACCTTCCGCGCCGCCGCCGTGCAGCAGGTGAGCGTCTGGGGCGAGCGCAGCGGAGTGCCGGTGATCGCCAACCCCAGTGCCAATGCCGATCCGGCCGCCGTGGTCTACGACGCCATCGGCGCGGCCCGCTCCAGGGGCATCGAACTGGTTCTGGTGGACACGGCCGGCCGGCTGCAGACCAAGAACAACCTGATGGAGGAACTCAGCAAGGTGCGGCGCATCGTCGACAAGCTGGCCCCGGAAGCGGTGGTGGAATCCCTGCTGGTGCTTGATGCCAGCCAGGGGCAGAACGGTCTGCGCCAGGCGATGGCCTTCGCCAGTGCCGCCGGTCTCACGGGGGTGGTGCTCACCAAGCTGGATGGCAGTGCCCGGGGTGGTGTGGCCCTGGCGGTGGCCTCCGAAGCCGGCCTGCCGATCCGTTTCATCGGCGCCGGCGAGGGCATCCGCGATCTGAGGCCCTTCAACAGCTTTGAGTTCGTCGAAGCCCTGCTCTCCAGCTGAGCCTCTTGAACCGGGGAATCCTGCTACCTTCGGCGCCTGCGGCCGCCTGTTACGAGCCGCACGCCGCCAGCCCGCGTGCCCCTGCCACCGCCCCGGCCCCATCAGGCCCTCACGGCATCGGCTTCCCTGCGGCAACTGCTCGACAGCCTCAGCCGGGAGCAACGGCGCAACCAGGAGCTGCTGGCCTCCCTCGGCTTCGCCCTGCGCAGCTTCACCAACCTGAACCGCTTCCTCGAGCTGGTTCCCCTGGTGTCGTCCCGCCTGGTGGGAGCTGAGGCCAGCCTGCTGGTGGTCTTCCACCCCGACGGGCGCCTCTGGCGGGAGCACACCCAGGCCAGTCCCGCCTCCCGCAGCGGCGAACTGGTGCGGCTGCTGGGGGAGCTGGATCTGCCCGCTGGCCTGGCTGAGGAGGAGGAGGTCTCCCAGCTCGATCTGCAGGTGCGCCGGCTGCTGGGGGAGGTGCAGCTGTTCGGCACCTCCGTGGTGGCCCGCAACCGGACCCGCGGACGCCTCTACGTCTTCGGCAGCGCCGAAGGTCTGACCTGGAGTGATGTCCACCGCCGCCACGTGCAGCTGGTGGCCGATCTCACGGGCGTGGCGATCGAAACCGAGCTGCTGCAGGAGGACCGCCGCCGTCATGAGCGCCTTGATCGTCAGCTCAACACCGGTGCCGAGATCCAGGCGCAGCTGCTTCCCGACCACTGTCCGGTGATTGAGGGAGTGGAGCTGGCCGCCCGCTGTCGGCCGGCCTTCGAGGTGGGGGGTGACTACTACGACTTCATCCCGACCCGGCCCCGGCTCAGCGGACGCCGTCGTGAAACCTCTCGCTGGGCCCTGGTGATGGGCGATGTGATGGGCAAGGGTGTCCCCGCCGGCCTGCTGATGACGCTGCTGCGGGGGATGCTGCGGGCCGAGGTGCTGAGCGGCCATGCCCCCGACCGGATCCTGCACGACCTCAACGAACTGGCCCAGGAGGACCTGGCCCATTCGCATCGCTTCGTCACGCTCTTCTACTCCGACTTCGATCCCCGCAGCCGCGTGCTCCGCTATGCCAACGCCGCCCACAATCCGCCCCTGCTCTGGCGGCACCAGCGCCACGGGGTGGAGCGGCTCGATGCTCCGGGACTGCTGATCGGCCTGCAACCGGAGGCCCAGTACGGCTGCGAGCGGGTGGTGCTGGAGCCCGGGGATGTGGTGCTCTATTACACCGATGGGGTCAGTGAAGCCCTCGGTCTCACGGGTGAGCGCTTCGAGGAGGAGCGCCTGCAGCGGCACCTGGGAGAAGCCTGCCGGGCCGGTAAGAGCGCCCAGGGTGTTCTCGATGCTCTGTTCGAACGGCTCGATCGTTTCGTGGGTGCTGACCGGCAGCTGAGCGACGATGCCTCGATGGTGGTGCTGAAGGTGCGTGAGGAGGTGATGCTCCCCACCCTGCCGGGTTGAGTGGGGTCCCAGGCTCGGATGCGAAGCTGACGCTTCGCGTCATGGTTCGGCTTCGATGGCGGCACAGGCTTCCCAACCGGCGCGATGGAGTGACCGTTTCGAGGAGGGGCTCCACCCGGCCATCGAGCGCTTCAATGCCTCGATCGGCTTCGACATCACTCTGCTGCAGCAGGACCTGGATGCCTCCGTCGCCCATGCCCGCATGCTCGGCCGCTGCGGAGTGATCAGCGTCGCTGAGGCGGATCAACTCATCGCGGCCCTCGAGACGGTGCGCACGGAGGCGGCCGAGGGACGGTTCCGCCCCGGGGTGGAGGCCGAGGACGTGCACTTCGCGGTGGAGCACCGCCTGATCGCCCTGATCGGCCCCCTGGGCAAGAAGCTGCACACCGGCCGCAGCCGCAATGACCAGGTCGGCACGGATCTGCGCCTCTGGCTGCGCCAGGCGATCGATGGTCTCGATGCCGGTCTGCGGCGCTTCCAGCAGGCCCTGCTCGACCAGGCGGAGACTCACCTGCACACCCTCATACCCGGCTACACGCACCTGCAGAGGGCCCAGCCCCTCTCTCTGGCCCACCACCTGCTGGCCTATGTGGAGATGGCCGAACGCGACCGGCAGCGTCTTGCCGATGTGCGCCGCCGGGTGAACATCTCACCTCTGGGGGCGGCCGCCCTGGCCGGCACACCGGTGCCGATCGACCGGCGGCTCACGGCCGTGGAACTGGGCTTCGAGGCGATCTATGCCAACAGCCTCGATGCGGTCAGCGACCGCGATTTCGCCGTGGAGTTCAGTGCTGCCGCCAGTCTGATCCTGGTCCACCTCAGCCGCCTCTCGGAGGAGGTGATTCTCTGGGCCAGTGAGGAGTTCGGCTTCGTGCGCCTCACTGACCGCTGCGCCACCGGCAGCAGCCTGATGCCCCAGAAGAAGAACCCCGACGTGCCCGAGCTGGTGCGTGGCAAGGCCGGCCGGGTGTTCGGGCACCTGATGGGGTTGCTGACGATGATCAAGGGGCTCCCCCTGGCCTACAACAAGGACTTCCAGGAGGACAAGGAGGCGCTCTTCGATGTGGTCCGCACCACCGCGGATTGCCTCGAGGCGATGGCGATCCTGATGGAGGAGGGCATCCGCTTCCGGCCCGAGCGGCTGGAGCAGGCCGTGGGGGCTGATTTCTCCAATGCCACCGATGTGGCCGACTACCTGGTGGCCCGTGGTGTTCCCTTTCGCGAGGCCTACCAGCTGGTGGGTGGTCTGGTGAAGACCTGCCTGGCCGAGGGCCTGCTGCTGCGGGATCTGTCCCTGGAGCGCTGGCGCCAGCTCCATCCCGCCTTCGAGGCGGACATCCATGCCGCGATCGAGCCCCGTCAGGTGGTGGCCGCCCGCCGCAGTGAGGGGGGCACGGGTTTCGAGCGGGTGGCCGAGCAGCTCAGGCACTGCCGCGAGCGGCTGGGGCCCGCGGTCCCAGCCGCCTAAAGGCCTTGCTGCTCCAGCTCCTGGGCGGTGGCCTCCAGCACCTCGGGGCCCGCGCTGCGCTCCCCCGCCCGCTCCCCCAGCCGGCGGCGCCAGTGCCGGGCCCCGGGCATCCCCTCCACCAGGTGCACGAGGTGGCGGGCGATCGGCCAGAGCCGATGGCCCGCCCCGCACCAGCGGCTGGCATGGGGAATCAGGCCCCGCACCACCGCTGAGGCCGAGACCGGCGGTCGCTCCCGGCAGCCGAACAGGTCCTGGTCGACCGTGGCCCAGCGCAGCGGATGGTCATAGGCGGCGCGCCCGACCATCACCCCGTCCACCTGATCCAGGTGCTCCTGGCAGTTCTCCAGGCTCAGCAGGCCGCCATTCAGTTCGATCGTGAGCAGGGGGCGGTCCCGCTTGAGCTGATGCACCAGGTCGTGGCGCAGGGGCGGAATCGTGCGGTTCTGCTTCGGATCCAGGCCATGGAGCCAGGCCTTGCGGGCATGCACGCTGAAGCGGCTGGCGCCGGCGCCGGCCACCCGGTCCACGAAGGCCAGCAGCAGGTCATAGCTGTCGTGATCATCGATGCCGATGCGGTGCTTGACCGTCACCGGCAGGGACGACGCGGTCGCCATCGCCTCCACGCAGCGGGCCACCCGGTCGGGGTCCGCCATCAGGCAGGCACCGAACCGACCCTGCTGCACCTTGGGGCTGGGGCAGCCCACGTTGAGGTTGATCTCGTCGTAGCCCCAGGCCGCCGCCAGTCGTGCGGATTCCGACAGGAGAGCCGGATCGTCGCCCCCCAGCTGGAGGGCCAGGGGATGTTCCTGGGGATCGAAGTCCAGCAGCGTGTCACGACGGCCGTGGTGCAGGGCCTGGGCCACCACCATCTCGGTGTAGAGCAGGGCACGGCGGCTGATCTGCCGCATCAGCACCCGGAAGTGCCGGTCGGTGCAGTCCATCATCGGCGCCACACTGAAGCGGTAGGCCCCGGCAACGGGTGTCGTCGCGTTGTCTCCCTGCCCCATTCGCCCATGCTGCCTGTCGACTGGTCCCTGGTGGTCGCCGGAGGCGGGCCCGCGGGCTACATGGCGGCCATCACGGCCGCCGAGCAGGGGCTGGCGGGAGTGCTGCTGCTGGAGGCCACACCCCAGCCGCTGGGCAAGGTGCTGATCAGCGGCGGTGGCCGCTGCAATGTCACCCATGCCTGCTGGGATCCCCTGGCCCTGGTGGGCCATTACCCCCGGGGGTCGAGGGCCCTGCGCGGGCCGTTCAGCCGCTTCGCACCCGGCGACTGCCTGGCCTGGTTTGCCGAGCGGGGACTGGAGCTGGTGGAGGAGCCCGACGGCCGCCTCTTTCCCCGCAGCAACCGCTCCAGCAGTGTGGTGGCCGTCCTGGAAGCGGCGGCTGCCGCCGCCGGGGTGACTGTCTGGAGGGGCGCCGCCCTGCGCCAGGTGGAGCCACGCGGGAGTGGTGGGTTCACGCTGCGGCTTCGCCTGTCACCGGGACTGGCCCCTGCTGGGGCTGCCAGCGACCTCGGTGCCGCCCGCCTGCTGCTGGCCACTGGTGGCCATCCCAGTGGCCGCCAGCTGGCGGGCCAGTTGGGCCATGACGTGGTGGCGCCGGTACCCTCCCTGTTCACCCTGGCCCTGGAGGCCAACCCCCTGGCCGCCCTGCGCGGGGTGGTGATGGATCCGGTGGGACTGGAGCTGCGGCTGCCCTCCGGTCGCTTTCGCGAGCGAGGACCCCTGCTGATCACCGGCTGGGGGGTGAGCGGTCCGGCCACCTTGAGACTCACCGCCTTTGCGGCCCGTGCGCTCAGGGACAGCGGCTACCGCGCCGAGCTGCGCATCGACTGGAGTGGCGGCTGCTCTGCCGCTGAGTTGGCGCAGCGCTTCCAGACCGCCCGCGCCGAGCAGGCCCGCCGCCAGTTGCTCAATGCTCGCCCCTGGCCCGAGCTCAGCCGCCGCCTCTGGATCCACCTGCTGGAGCGCCATGGGGTGACTCCCGACCAGCGTTGGGCTGATCTGCGCCGGCGCGATGAGGACAGCCTGCTGGGCGCCCTGCGCTCCAGCACCTACGCGGTGGGCGGCCGCGGCCCCTTCGGTGAGGAATTCGTCACGGCCGGCGGCGTCACCCTGGGGGAGGTGAACCTGGCCACGATGGAGAGCCGAAAGCATCCAGGCCTGTACTTCGCCGGCGAGCTGCTCGATGTGGATGGAGTCACCGGCGGCTTCAACTTCCAGCACTGCTGGACCAGTGGCTGGCTGGCCGGAGGTGCCATCGCCAGGGAGGCCCGCGAGGGACTTCCGGTGGCGATGGGCTCAGCGGATCTTGTCGAAGACCGAGAACATCGGTAGATACATGGCCACGAGAATCGCACCCACGATGATGCCGACGATCACGATCATGATGGGCTCCAGGAGTGAGGTCAGTGCTTTGACCGCCGCCTCCACCTCGTCTTCGTAGAAATCGGCGACCTTGGAGAGCATCGCATCCATCTCTCCGGTCTCTTCGCCAATGGCCAGCATGCTGAGAGCCATTTCCGGAAAGACGTTCTTGCGGGAGAGGGCCACGCTCACCGGAATGCCATCCTGTATCTCCACTCTGCAGTCCTCGATCGTATCGGCAAAGATTGAATTTCTTGAGGTGTCGCGAACGATCTCCAGGCTCATCAGAATCGGCACACCGGCTTTGCTCAGTGAGCTGAAAGTTCGGCAGAACTGAGCTGTTTCTGTTTTCTGAATCAGGTCACCGAACAGGGGAATCCTCAGGACGAAGCCGTCGACTCTCCGCTTGCCTAGGGGAGTGTTGTAGAACCCGACGAACAGCCATGCGGCCAGGATCAGAAAGGCGATCAGGAACAGGGAGAATGTCGAACGAAGCAGGGCACTCAGATTCACCATCATCTGGGTGAAGACAGGCAGCTCCGCACCTAGCTGCTCGAAGATATCGGGTATGCGTTCAGGGGTCGGGACGCCCCACCGCACGAATGCAAGCCTGATCGCTCACCGCTGAGCGATCAGAGACTCTTCCTTGTCCTTTCTTCTGCCTTCAGGGATCGCTCAGCAGTGACGGCATCACCCCATCGCGGTGATGGGCGATCCAGGCCTGCTCCAGGAACTCCCAGACATCCCGCCCCTGTTGCCTGAGGGTAGTGGTGACC from Synechococcus sp. CBW1107 encodes the following:
- a CDS encoding tetratricopeptide repeat protein, which produces MAPRWFNFLATAPLALTLAIAPATPAQALVPYVYVPKGEELEAAGLGIAQAATRLLRLGQAEDAARLAGLTVQLLPNDPRGWVLLAEAQLRSNQIKAAGQSLARAKQLDPRNPGIWFAEGSLALRDGQPGQAIGLLQTGLKLDSKNPGAHFDLGNAHLLLNDPQAALGSFERASNLRKDFWEAINNQGLVLYEIGRTDDAIRRWRRALEINPKAAEPMLALAAALNARPGDQKEALDMASQALAIEPNYVLEAYQKEQLWGPRLRDSTRVLLENPAIKAATDRANANATGSSDGEDSGEE
- the queG gene encoding tRNA epoxyqueuosine(34) reductase QueG yields the protein MRSGHPQQPVAPAGTEHRLQDLAIALKAQARALGFEPVGLAALPGDGRIPLRTAALERWLEAGHQAGMAWMNDPRRRQVSSLLPGVRSLLAVGLNYHVAAKRAPGSLAVARYGWGRDYHRVIDGRLRRLGRWLEKQCPGLSWRACVDSAPLLDKAWAEQAGLGWIGKNGNLIHPRRGSWMVIGHLLTTADLPGDAPSEPLCGRCSRCIEACPTGAISEPFVVDANRCLAYHTIENRDDTLPPAMAAAMGPWVAGCDICQDVCPWNQQPLPSSEDPDLQPRDWLLTLHAEEALGWSDADWDERLRGSALRRIKPWMWRRNLRSAQPGTPEADP
- a CDS encoding HpsJ family protein — its product is MTTAPTSRLGYLLRWLGLTLVVLLGLQLAAVLSAWSWQEEAFRQMVIERLITQSPMALVGLLLALFGSRLDQTDPRSPLRWLVAALAAVLAIALAVSVPVAISGDGVLTAKTEQTLTAQRSQLEMAKQQSQNPQVLEQLVRQAEQSGQVPPQATEEQKQQAARGFIDRQLQQMEQQFKEAERAQGLAVNQRRYAGTGSAAVLAVAFTLLALAALL
- a CDS encoding DUF502 domain-containing protein, which translates into the protein MVQTSPRPDQPLGTRLQQDLKNDLIAGLLVVIPLATTIWLATTVSRFVLAFLTSIPKQFNPFNTLNPLLQELINLGVGLLVPLLGILLIGLMARNIVGRWLLDFGEGTLQRIPLAGSVYKTLKQLLETVFRDNSTRFRRVVLVEYPRKGLFALGFVTGVLGTAMQGGFDQPMLSVFIPTAPNPTTGWYAVVPETAVRDLDLSVEDAFRTIISAGIVSPDDERETPASRSFSSLLAQLRAPVFSSAPPNKP
- the nusB gene encoding transcription antitermination factor NusB, which encodes MPSRSISRELALLMLGQVNDRVPPADLPLESLLQQALASLAQHVRDALDNSELDLQQAQQQLLDSELIDGADQISRVRDHLQRGLTHAEQALNRLSASLELPRLLMLADQSEIREGAIARTRAVLQDRDALDSRLDAVMEGWRLGRLPRIDRDILRLAAVDLHTFGTPAPVACNEAVELANRYSDDQGRRMINGILRRLTTSVS
- the ftsY gene encoding signal recognition particle-docking protein FtsY yields the protein MVFDWFRRRTTSTEPEAEPTPVKQAGEDMVADRASGLSDAPDPAASATQPAAEAVVQAPATPAAVDQDALDWARQAYARLKAEQERSRPAAEDQVAEPEPEPVPAATPQPEPVAAAEPENSSETSPTPGDPTTPAASATTPEPPPALEPPGAAGPSLLELAAASRAERQRTVLAPGTDESRPTPEPTAEPPVSTTEEAGPQLGSFDAEFTWSAEVLAAQGRRADQVSLEEIDWLSRLRRGLEKTRRGLVTQLLDNLGDDPLTPEVLDDLETTLLRADVGVQATDHVLEALRRRLNEEVVEPEEGLRFLKEQLRGLLETPIEASGERLLAPQRDRLNVWLLVGVNGVGKTTTLGKLANLAVRSGYSCLIAAADTFRAAAVQQVSVWGERSGVPVIANPSANADPAAVVYDAIGAARSRGIELVLVDTAGRLQTKNNLMEELSKVRRIVDKLAPEAVVESLLVLDASQGQNGLRQAMAFASAAGLTGVVLTKLDGSARGGVALAVASEAGLPIRFIGAGEGIRDLRPFNSFEFVEALLSS
- a CDS encoding PP2C family protein-serine/threonine phosphatase, which encodes MPLPPPRPHQALTASASLRQLLDSLSREQRRNQELLASLGFALRSFTNLNRFLELVPLVSSRLVGAEASLLVVFHPDGRLWREHTQASPASRSGELVRLLGELDLPAGLAEEEEVSQLDLQVRRLLGEVQLFGTSVVARNRTRGRLYVFGSAEGLTWSDVHRRHVQLVADLTGVAIETELLQEDRRRHERLDRQLNTGAEIQAQLLPDHCPVIEGVELAARCRPAFEVGGDYYDFIPTRPRLSGRRRETSRWALVMGDVMGKGVPAGLLMTLLRGMLRAEVLSGHAPDRILHDLNELAQEDLAHSHRFVTLFYSDFDPRSRVLRYANAAHNPPLLWRHQRHGVERLDAPGLLIGLQPEAQYGCERVVLEPGDVVLYYTDGVSEALGLTGERFEEERLQRHLGEACRAGKSAQGVLDALFERLDRFVGADRQLSDDASMVVLKVREEVMLPTLPG
- the argH gene encoding argininosuccinate lyase — its product is MAAQASQPARWSDRFEEGLHPAIERFNASIGFDITLLQQDLDASVAHARMLGRCGVISVAEADQLIAALETVRTEAAEGRFRPGVEAEDVHFAVEHRLIALIGPLGKKLHTGRSRNDQVGTDLRLWLRQAIDGLDAGLRRFQQALLDQAETHLHTLIPGYTHLQRAQPLSLAHHLLAYVEMAERDRQRLADVRRRVNISPLGAAALAGTPVPIDRRLTAVELGFEAIYANSLDAVSDRDFAVEFSAAASLILVHLSRLSEEVILWASEEFGFVRLTDRCATGSSLMPQKKNPDVPELVRGKAGRVFGHLMGLLTMIKGLPLAYNKDFQEDKEALFDVVRTTADCLEAMAILMEEGIRFRPERLEQAVGADFSNATDVADYLVARGVPFREAYQLVGGLVKTCLAEGLLLRDLSLERWRQLHPAFEADIHAAIEPRQVVAARRSEGGTGFERVAEQLRHCRERLGPAVPAA
- the dusA gene encoding tRNA dihydrouridine(20/20a) synthase DusA is translated as MGQGDNATTPVAGAYRFSVAPMMDCTDRHFRVLMRQISRRALLYTEMVVAQALHHGRRDTLLDFDPQEHPLALQLGGDDPALLSESARLAAAWGYDEINLNVGCPSPKVQQGRFGACLMADPDRVARCVEAMATASSLPVTVKHRIGIDDHDSYDLLLAFVDRVAGAGASRFSVHARKAWLHGLDPKQNRTIPPLRHDLVHQLKRDRPLLTIELNGGLLSLENCQEHLDQVDGVMVGRAAYDHPLRWATVDQDLFGCRERPPVSASAVVRGLIPHASRWCGAGHRLWPIARHLVHLVEGMPGARHWRRRLGERAGERSAGPEVLEATAQELEQQGL